In Gimesia panareensis, the genomic window CATGGCTTTGGCCAGCTCGTTGAGCAGTTCCTGTGATTCGTTGGAGTATTTTCCGGCAGCGTATTTTCGAACGTGATTATTCAGCTTTTTATAGTGCGCCCGGATTTTTTCTTCGTCATCTTCAAACTTGACCAGACGCAGTAAGTCGTAATGGTGTGGAGGTCGTTCTCCTTCCGGGATTCCCAGCCATTCCTTATAGACGTCAATTGCCACCTGAGAGAACTCCTTGCTCTGTGTTGATAAATAACGAATTGAAAGACATCAGCGACGCTCATGAAAGCGGTTTGCAGCGGGCCGGGGAGGACCCGCTGCTCAGCGATTATTCGACCAGGTAGTCCTTGGCCAGAAGTTCGAAGCGGTCAACACCTTCATTGTCCAGACCGGAATCGCGGACAATTTCAGTTGCCGATTCGTTATTCCCGGTCAGCTCGCGGGCAGACGCGTGAATTCGACCATTGGCATCGTAGCGATAGGTGACTTCAACCGGGGATCCCTTGGGCAGATTGGCAGGCAGGTTCAGAATGCGGAAATCACCGATGGTGGTGCAGGCATCCGGATCACCGGCTTCCCCTTCCAGGATGATGACGTGAATCCGCTGCTGGTTGTCAGACGTGGTGACGAATTTCTGACTGACACTGGCAGGAATCTCTGTATTGCGTTTGATCATGATATGGTTGATTTTCCGCGTGCGGTCGTTGGGGTCGGTGATCTTCACACCCAGAGAGTGCGAGTTCACATCAGCCGTACTAACGTTGCGCAGACGCTTGTTAACCGCCTGTGCCATGCGGCTGTCACCACCAGTAGCCCGGGCTTCCAGGATCGCAGCGTGGATCGCGGCACCCTGGGCAACGGCCTCTTCCGGGTTCATGCTGCGGGAAGGCTCACGACCGCAGACCGTCTTCAGCATCTCTTCGACCACAGGCATCAAGGTCGAACCACCGACCAGCACGACGTCGTCCAGTTCACCCTTTTCAACGCCCGCCTGCTGCATGACCAACTCGGTGGTGTCACGCGTGCGCTGCAGGAGGTCAGCGGTCATACGCTCAAAATCGCCACGTGTCAGGGCGACCGTCAGCGTGTTGCCTTTGTGGTAAATGGAAACCGGGGCCTGGGCTTTCTGGCTCAATTCCCGCTTGGCGTCTTCACACTCCTGCACGCAGGTTCGCATGGTGACGGGATCTTCGCGAGGATCGCTGCCGAACTTTTTCTTGAACTGTTCTGCCACGTGGTCCACGATCCGCTGACTCCAGTCCAGACCACCGAGCATCACGTCACCGTCGGTCGCCAGTACGCGGAACTGCGTGGGCGAATAGCGAACGATCGTGACGTCGAACGTACCACCCCCGAGGTCATAAACCAGAATGGTGCGTTCGCCGTCAGGCATGGCGTCGGGATTACCCAGCTCATTTCGCTTCCAGGCATAAGCCAGCGTGGCTGCCGTCGGTTCGTTGATGATGTCGATCACATTCAGCCCGGCAATCCGGCCTGCGTCCTGTGTGGCTTTACGGCGAACATCGTTGAAGTAGTAGGGCACGGTAATCACGGCGTTGCCGATGGGGCCAATGTCTTTTTCCGCATCCTGTTTCATTTTCTTCAGGATCAACGCCGAGAGGAATTCCGCGGTCAGCTTCTTTTCCTGATAGACGACGTAGAAGTGGTCGTCGCCCATGTGACGTTTGACTGCTTCGATGATGCGGGAGGGGTCATCTTCGATGGCCGTCCGTTCGAAGGAGGGACCGACGACGACGCGTCCCTCTTCTCCCAGCAGGACCACGGAAGGTGTGATCGATCGGCCATCCGTGTTTTTCAGGGAGATGGGATTTCCATCATTGTCAAGCTGGGCGATGGCCGAATAGGTCGTTCCCAAATCGATGCCAACAGTGTGACCTTCAACAAACTTCATAATGCTACCTTAATTTCGATTATCAAGCGGGTTCATCATGGATCAGGACATTGGAGCGGAATCGCAGGAATCAGGTATTGAAACGGAGAGTCGGGCTCCCGTTGTCTGCTGATTCTGAAATCAAGATTGGTATATCCAGTAAATCTGTATAACGTTTAACTCACCTATTCTGCCACTGTGGTGATGGGGAATCAAGGACTTGATCGATGGGAAACCAAAATCTGGCAAAGTCTTAACGAAAAGAATTCTGCTGCTATGGGCAAAAATTCAGTGGATGAGCCAGGAGCAGGTTCCCCTCTGATTCCTACATTCGTTCCGATCGGAATAATTGAATTCGATTCTGTATCATTACAAAGTAGCGTTTTCCAATCGGGGGGAGTCAATTCTGCTGGAGGTCATGGGAGGTACCGGAGAATCGGAAGGGGCGTGAGGGTTGGCTCACAGCGTTTTTCCCTCTACAATCTAACTCGTAATCAGAACCCACTCTCACGATCCCACATCGTGTTGTACGGTCAGGGAGCCGGTTCGGTTCTGAAGCAGAAGCGACTGATATATAAGAATTTACACACATAGAAACCAGTTTCCGCGGTCTCAATAACGAAAACGAGAACAGGATGAACCAGCCGTCCCCCGCTATCAATTCCGAGCAGGCACTCGACCTGGCCCGGAACGCTGTCACGGAGAAACAACTTTCCGAATCCGCATTTGAAAATATGAAACGCTGGGTTACTGAACCTCAGTACGCCAGCTATCAACCGGCACTGTTTCAGTTGATCGAAGACAAAGCGTTCGACAAGCTGGATACCTACTTCTGGGAAGTCATCCCGTTTGGAACCGGCGGACGCCGGGGACTGATGAGTGAGCTGGGATCAGCCACGATCAACGAACGCACGATTGCCGAGTCGGCGCATGGGCTGGCAGCCTATTATAAAAAATTCTCAGGGCAGGAAACCGGTAAGGCGGCGATTGCCCACGATTCACGAATCAACTCTCCCGAGTTTGCCCGGATCGCAGCCAGCGTGCTCGCCGGACACGGACTGACCGTTTATTTTTTCGAGACGGCCCGTTCGACGCCGGAACTTTCATTTGCCGTGCGGCACCTGGGCTGTGACGTCGGAGCAATGATCACCGCTTCACACAATCCCCCGTCGGACAATGGTTTCAAGGCCTACTGGTCCACCGGCGGTCAGGTCCTGCCTCCCCACGATCAGGGAATTATCGACGAAGTCTACCAGGCGACTGACATTCCGCTGGTTGATTTTGATACCGCAGTTCAAGAGGGAAAGATCCAGCTGATCGATGAAGAGGTGGCCGGCGAATATCGCAAGTCAGTAGCCGAACAAAGTCACTCCAGTCATCGGGAACTGAAGGGACTGTTTACCCCGCTGCACGGTGTGGGAGAAACCTCCGTGTTTCAGGTCCTGCAGCATGTGGAATTCCGGGGTGTGGAACGATTCACACCTCAATGTGAACAGAACGGTAACTTTCCGAATGTTCCCGATCAGCTGCCGAACCCGGAGCGGGACGAAGTCTATCAGCCGGCGATCGAACAGGCGCTGCAGACCGGGGCGGAAATCATCCTGGCCAGTGATCCCGACGCCGACCGCATGGGCGTATGTGTCAAAAATGATGCAGGCGAATTTGTGCATCTGACCGGAAACCAGATCGGAGCTCTGCTGGCCGATTACGTTTTGAAAAAACGGATCGAGAACAGCAGCCTGACGCCTGAGCATTTTGTCGTAGAGACCATCGTGACCACGCCGCTGATTGCTGCGATCACGCGGAAAGCCAACGTGCGGATCATCAATAATCTGCTGGTCGGCTTCAAATACATCGCCGAGACGATGGATGCCGAAGGGCCGGATAAATTTGTATTTGGAACGGAAGAATCACTCGGATATCTGGCGGGGAAATACTGCCGGGACAAAGACGCAGCGGTGGCTGCACTCTGGGCGTGCGAACTGGCTGCGGAGCTGAAAACCGAGGGGAAAACGTTGCTCAATCGCCTGGACGAACTCTATGTCGAACATGGCTATCATCTGGAAGGCCAGGTCTCCAAGACCTGTAAAGGTTCACAGGGGAATGTGCAGATCAAGCAGCTGATGAAAGCCTTTCGTGGCACTCCTCCACAGAAAATGGGCCAGCTGACGTTCACCTCAGTGCAGGATTACCAGGATCTCGAAATTCGCTCATTACCCGAAAATACCACGGCCGAGACCTTTTCTAAACCCAAAGGAAATGTTCTGATGTTTGAAGCGCGGTCGGAAGACTCGCCTCTGACAGTCCAACTGGGTGTCCGTCCGTCCGGTACCGAACCGAAAATTAAATTCTATTACTTTGCCCAGGCAGAGGTCGCTGACGCCGGTCAGTTGACTGAAACCAAAGCGGCAGTCCTGTCCACCATTGACGAGTTCAAACAGGCTCTGATGGACTGGATCGATCAGACTCTCCAAACCAGCTGAATCAGATACAGATCGGATAAAAATGTTGGTTCGCTTCGCATTTCCTGGATTGTGAACTGGCGCCAGCCATCTATAATATTAAGCAAATTTAAATATATTATCAGGCAAATATTTGTCATCAACTTCCCTCAGGATTGGTGATCCAGCATCAGCAGTCAGGAAATCTGTCCGGCGATGAGTCGAGCGGGTTTCAATTTGCCTGCTCCCACCCGGCTTACTATCATCAGCGATTACCACCTAATTCAACTTTTATCAGATTTCAGGCAACAAAATGACGCAACAACGTATCGGGATTTGGATCATCGGGGCATGGGGCGGAGTGTCTACGACAGCCGCTGTCGGATTATCGGCACTGACGAAAGGGCTGACGGGCACCAGTGGCCTCGTTTCAGAGAATCCTTATTTTGAAAAACTGAACCTGCTCGGCTGGGATCAGTTCGTGATCGGCGGCCACGAAATCCGCGATACTTCGTTTGTCGATGCCGCGCAATATTTCAGCGAAAATTCCGGCGTGTTTCACCCGGCACTGTTGAAGGCAGTCGAAGAAGATCTCAAAGCCTACGATGAGAACGTGAAGCCGGGCACGCTGATTCACGTCGGCGATACGATTCGCTCCCTGGCAGGTGATGCCGTCCGCAAGTTCGATACCGAGACCCTGCAGGAAACGCTGACCCGCCTGACAGCAGACATCAAAGCATTTCAGGAAAAGCATGATCTGGCTCACGTGGTGGTCGTCAACCTGGCTTCTACGGAACCGCCCGTCGATGAAGCCGCGAAGTCATTGAGCCTGGCCGAACTGAAAGAGGCACTCGAGAGCGGGGTGACGTCTCCGGTTCCCGCGAGTTCGCTGTATGCGATTGCAGCGATGGAGGCCGGCTGTTCGCATCTTAACTTCACTCCTTCCGCAGGCACCGATCTGCCGGCACTGATCGAACTGGCAGAAGAGAAGCAGGTGCTGCACGGCGGGCGGGACGGGAAGACTGGCGAAACCCTGATGAAAAGTGTGCTGGCCCCCATGTTTGCCCACCGTAATCTGAATGTCATGAGCTGGGTCGGACATAATATTTTCGGGAACCTCGACGGTAAGGTACTGGACGATCCCGTCAATAAATCCAACAAGGTGCATTCGAAAGATCATCTGCTGACGGAAATTCTGGGCTACAAACCCCAGACACTGGTCTCCATCGAATACATCGAATCGATGGGTGACTGGAAGACTGCCTGGGATCACATCCACTTCCAGGGTTTCCTGGACACCAAGATGGCCCTGCAGTTCACCTGGCAGGGGACCGACTCGATTCTGGCCGCTCCGCTGATGCTGGACATGGTCCGCTTTACCGAACGTGAGTGGCGCCGTGGGAACCGCAGCGGAGTGATGTCGTACCTGAGCTCGTTTTTCAAGAGTCCGATGCAGGCCACCACTCCGGAATTTGAACGACAGTACCAGCAGCTGGAAGCCTGGGCCGACGCCGTTTCCGAGGAATAGAAAACAACGTCAGCATGAAAAAGTGTCTTGCGTATTTACAATTGATGCGATTCCCCACCGTTTTCACAGCGATGTCGGACATCATTCTGGGGTTTCTGCTGACGCATAATTCGTTTGAGCCGCCGCTGGCTTTCGGGCTGTTGCTGGTCGCTTCAGCCGGCCTGTATCTCTCGGGCATGGTGTTCAATGATGTCTTCGATCGCAAAGTCGACGCCCAGGAGCGTCCTTCGCGGCCGATTCCCTCCGGGCGGATTTCCACGCAGAGTGCCGCAGTACTCGGCGGGATGCTGATGCTGGCCGGCGTAGGAGCAGCCCAGACGGTCGGTAGACAGAGCCTGATTGTGGCGTGTCTGCTGGTAGGGGCGATTCTGGGTTACGACGTCATTTTGAAAAAGACGTTCCTCGGTCCGGTGATGATGGGGATCTGTCGCTTCCTGAACCTGATGCTGGGAGCCAGCGCCGTGGCGCGGGAGATCAATCTCTGGGTCAAACCGCAGTTGCGGATCGCAGCAGCCATGGGGCTGTTCATCATGGGGCTCACCTGGTTTGCCCGGATGGAAGCGAAACAGAGCCACCGCGGCCATCTGATCGGGGGACTGCTGGTGATCAACGCCGGTCTGGGAGGGCTGGTCTGGATGTTGGCAACGTATCCCTGGCCGCGTGAAATCAATCTAACGATGGTCCTGGCGGCCGCCGGCGTAGTGATTCTGACCATTAACCGTCGCCTGGTGCAGGCGATTCTGAACCCGGCGCCCCAGAACGTGCAGATCGCCGTCAAGACGATGCTTATCTCGTATGTGATGCTCAACGCGATCATGGTCTTTGTCTGGACCACCAACCCCACTTACGCGATCATCACCGCCGCACTGCTGCTGCCCACGATCCTGCTTTCCCGCTGGATGGCAGTCACCTGATCGGGGCAGGCAGAGTTCCTGTTACTGGACCGGTTGGAAGCCCATGACCTGGTAGCGGGCCAGTTCCATGGTGTCGGTCAGTTTGATCGCACTGATCGCTTCGTAGGACAGCATGACTTTACGGGCGCCCAGGGAGTCCGGCTTATCTCGCTCCAGCAGCACGACATTCGGGGAGAGCAGGAAATTCTGAAAGGGAATCGATTCCTGGTAGTTCGTCAGGATGATGCCCTGTTTGGGAATCGCTGCGGGCCAGTTCTCTAAAATGGAACGCCAACCTTCTGCACTTTGCATTGTCTTTATCTCTCAGAGGAAATACGGAAATAAACTCATACAACGCGAAAGATAGAATTTCGCGGACTTTTCAGCAAGAGGAACATCTGGAGAGCCCTCGGTT contains:
- a CDS encoding Hsp70 family protein codes for the protein MKFVEGHTVGIDLGTTYSAIAQLDNDGNPISLKNTDGRSITPSVVLLGEEGRVVVGPSFERTAIEDDPSRIIEAVKRHMGDDHFYVVYQEKKLTAEFLSALILKKMKQDAEKDIGPIGNAVITVPYYFNDVRRKATQDAGRIAGLNVIDIINEPTAATLAYAWKRNELGNPDAMPDGERTILVYDLGGGTFDVTIVRYSPTQFRVLATDGDVMLGGLDWSQRIVDHVAEQFKKKFGSDPREDPVTMRTCVQECEDAKRELSQKAQAPVSIYHKGNTLTVALTRGDFERMTADLLQRTRDTTELVMQQAGVEKGELDDVVLVGGSTLMPVVEEMLKTVCGREPSRSMNPEEAVAQGAAIHAAILEARATGGDSRMAQAVNKRLRNVSTADVNSHSLGVKITDPNDRTRKINHIMIKRNTEIPASVSQKFVTTSDNQQRIHVIILEGEAGDPDACTTIGDFRILNLPANLPKGSPVEVTYRYDANGRIHASARELTGNNESATEIVRDSGLDNEGVDRFELLAKDYLVE
- a CDS encoding phospho-sugar mutase, with translation MNQPSPAINSEQALDLARNAVTEKQLSESAFENMKRWVTEPQYASYQPALFQLIEDKAFDKLDTYFWEVIPFGTGGRRGLMSELGSATINERTIAESAHGLAAYYKKFSGQETGKAAIAHDSRINSPEFARIAASVLAGHGLTVYFFETARSTPELSFAVRHLGCDVGAMITASHNPPSDNGFKAYWSTGGQVLPPHDQGIIDEVYQATDIPLVDFDTAVQEGKIQLIDEEVAGEYRKSVAEQSHSSHRELKGLFTPLHGVGETSVFQVLQHVEFRGVERFTPQCEQNGNFPNVPDQLPNPERDEVYQPAIEQALQTGAEIILASDPDADRMGVCVKNDAGEFVHLTGNQIGALLADYVLKKRIENSSLTPEHFVVETIVTTPLIAAITRKANVRIINNLLVGFKYIAETMDAEGPDKFVFGTEESLGYLAGKYCRDKDAAVAALWACELAAELKTEGKTLLNRLDELYVEHGYHLEGQVSKTCKGSQGNVQIKQLMKAFRGTPPQKMGQLTFTSVQDYQDLEIRSLPENTTAETFSKPKGNVLMFEARSEDSPLTVQLGVRPSGTEPKIKFYYFAQAEVADAGQLTETKAAVLSTIDEFKQALMDWIDQTLQTS
- a CDS encoding inositol-3-phosphate synthase, whose amino-acid sequence is MTQQRIGIWIIGAWGGVSTTAAVGLSALTKGLTGTSGLVSENPYFEKLNLLGWDQFVIGGHEIRDTSFVDAAQYFSENSGVFHPALLKAVEEDLKAYDENVKPGTLIHVGDTIRSLAGDAVRKFDTETLQETLTRLTADIKAFQEKHDLAHVVVVNLASTEPPVDEAAKSLSLAELKEALESGVTSPVPASSLYAIAAMEAGCSHLNFTPSAGTDLPALIELAEEKQVLHGGRDGKTGETLMKSVLAPMFAHRNLNVMSWVGHNIFGNLDGKVLDDPVNKSNKVHSKDHLLTEILGYKPQTLVSIEYIESMGDWKTAWDHIHFQGFLDTKMALQFTWQGTDSILAAPLMLDMVRFTEREWRRGNRSGVMSYLSSFFKSPMQATTPEFERQYQQLEAWADAVSEE
- a CDS encoding UbiA family prenyltransferase codes for the protein MKKCLAYLQLMRFPTVFTAMSDIILGFLLTHNSFEPPLAFGLLLVASAGLYLSGMVFNDVFDRKVDAQERPSRPIPSGRISTQSAAVLGGMLMLAGVGAAQTVGRQSLIVACLLVGAILGYDVILKKTFLGPVMMGICRFLNLMLGASAVAREINLWVKPQLRIAAAMGLFIMGLTWFARMEAKQSHRGHLIGGLLVINAGLGGLVWMLATYPWPREINLTMVLAAAGVVILTINRRLVQAILNPAPQNVQIAVKTMLISYVMLNAIMVFVWTTNPTYAIITAALLLPTILLSRWMAVT